In Lathyrus oleraceus cultivar Zhongwan6 chromosome 2, CAAS_Psat_ZW6_1.0, whole genome shotgun sequence, the DNA window aaggccttgaatgcactgttcaatgggataactaagaacatcttcagactggtgcatcactgtgagctggctaaagaagtttaggatactctcaaaacaactcatgaaggtacctccaagttaaggatgtctaaactccagatgttgactactaagtttgaaaatttgaggatgaaagaggatgagactataTGAATTCCATATGAATgttcttgaaattgccaacacttctagaggcttaggagagaaaatgtctgaagaaaaacttgtaagaaagattctcagatcattgcccaagagatttgccatgaaggttactgctatagaagaggctcaagatatctgcaatatgaaggttgatgagcttattggttatctccaaacttttgaaatgggcttgtgtgagaatgttgaaaagaaaaacaaaagcataacttttgtttcaaatgctgaagaggattcagaagaaggaaatattggaggtgatgaaagcatatcagaagctatagccatgcttggaagacagttcaacaagttcataaagaaggttgataaaaaaggtagaccaaatgtcaagaactcttcatctgacatcagtggaagatcaaaatctgaagaaaagttcaaccaaggcaagggaatccagtgtcatggatgtgaaggttttggacacattagagctgaatgtcctaccttcctcaagatgcaaaagaagggactatctgtcacctggtctgagggagactctgagagtgaatccgaaggagaatctgctaaacatgtcactgcactaactagtgtctgtgcctctgatgatgactcacgtggagatgaacttacatttgatgaacttgctgcttcatataaagagttatgtgtcaaaagtacagaagtgtgtatacaaggagaaaagcagaagaaactcatcaaggagctggaagctgataagaagaagcatctgacagtcatagatggtctaaatggtgagataaccttgctgacctctaagctagatcaaatgacaaaatccatcagaatgctgaatagAGGAACTAacactttggaagagattctaaaggtgggacaaaaatcaggaaccatgtctggtttagactttgttaaggaatcctcaactgaactcaaaagctcaaaggctgaagttcagaaaatcaaacagaagtcacaaccaatgtcatAACATCAGGGAAACATGAGGAttaaccatcaaaagaagaaatttcaaagatggagatgtcaatactgtggtagatttggtcacataaaacccttctgttacaggttgcatggttatcctaaccagacccctcaagtcagacctaagcagaaggcatctaagcataatgcccccatcaagaaacaacaatgggttgctagattagctcacacatctctaagggcatctaccagagaagactagtattttgatagtggttactcaagacatatgactgggatggAGAACTTATTGGTAAATAgacaacctcatactaccagttatgtgacctttggtgatggagctaaaggaaaaatcaaaggtgttggtaagctgaacagtcctggagttccagaactgaataatgtgttgttagtagaaggactaactgctaatctcatcagcataagccagctatgtgatcaaggccTCAATGTACATTTCACTAAGGAAGAATGTGTtgtgaaaaatggagaaaataaggaagttatgagaggatccagatccaaagataactgctatctgtgggaacctaaagtctcaaactactcctcaatgtgctccttagccaaggaagaacatgaagtgaagttgtggcataaaagacttggacatcttcatttaagaggaatgaagaagatcataaccaaggaagcagttagaggaatcccaaagctgcttattgatgaaggaaaagtctgtggagaatgtcaggttggcaagcaaactaatatgtcacatcctaagcttgaacatcctacaacatccaaaactctggaactgttgcacatggacttaatgggacctatgcagaTTGAAAGTCATGAGTTGTCCTCATCTATTATTCCTCATCAAAATGGTGTAGTTGAAAGGAAGAAACAGAAGTGTGTATCATTATCCACTACAGAAGCTGAGTACTTAGCATCTGGTAGCAGTTGTTCCCAAttggtatggatgaaacagatgcaAACTGAGTACAATATCAttcagaatgtcatgacattggatgctactcagtttgaaaatttgaggGGTAAAGTGGGAATATGTctttctgaggaattatagcaactaatgatgttaggTATTTACTGTTTAATAATTCAAATTATTAAACATTTGAGAgtatgctctgattggtcaacaaataatagCTATTACTCTTGCAATAAGCGTTACCTCTTCCATCGTTTCAACTTTCAGTCTCGCAAGCATTCTCTCAAAGAAACTTTTCATTTCGCCTCTAAGATATTCATCATGGCTCAACAATCCAACTCATCGTCCTCCAAGAAAATGTCTGATTCCTCTAGCTCGGAACCATGCAACCCTAACAGAGAAGATCTTGTTGCTGACTCTGTGAATACCTcacatgcaagaagacctaaagaaactgTATCAGGCTTCTCCTCAGCAATCGCTCTTGAGGAACGAACCAGAGAAGGTTCCAGGTATGTACACAATGCCATTGCCACTATGGTGACTGGAATACTGTCTGGTAATCATAAGGTCCTTGGGGTTTCCGTTCCCTTAAACACTATTGAACCTGATAGTGTTGCCTATCAAGAAAATATTGAGTCTTTAGGAAAGAATATATATGATGATATTGAGCAAACTGATGCTCATAAGGAGTCAAATGTTGACAAACCCTTAGATAATGTGGCTAGTGAGGAAGTTCATGTCACTCATGATGTCATTAACAACCCTAACTGTGAGGCTGAAACAGTAGACCTGAAGGAATTTTATGATAATGAGTTGTTGTCCTCAGTCGTCCCTAGCATAGCCgaaagggttaggactaggagagaaaagAAAACAGTGGCTCGAAGGTCCCCCAGAAAGAAGATTGATGTTCCAACCTCTTCCAATACAAAGGTGACAGTCGAGAGTTCCCTCAAGAGGAAAGTTCATGGTCCaacaaaatcttggagcaaaggGGTGCCCAAGAAAAAGAAGACCAAGTCTGTTGCTGTTGAGTCTGACTCAGATGTTCCATGTGATGTCCCTGACACTCTGccaaagaagaagccaaccactagcaagcttgcagctagtgtccctgaggtaccaATTGACAACATATCTTTTCATTTTGCTTCAAGTGTAAACAAGTGGAAATATGTTTATCAGAAGAGGCTGGCTTTGGAGAGGGAATTAGCTCAGAATGTCCTGGAATGTAAGGATATTATGGACCTTATTCAAGAGGCTGGTTTAATGAAGACTGTGACTCAGTTCTCAAAGTTCTATGAGATGTTGGTGAAGGAATTTATTGTCAATGCGTCTGAAGAATGTGCTGATGGGAAGTCTAAGGAATTCAGGAAAGTGtatgtgcgaggcaagtgtgtAAATTTCTCTCCCTCAGTGATCAACAAGTATTTGGGAAGGCCTGATGTAGGTCAACCTGAGATTGAGGTGACTGAAAACAAAATTTGTCAAGTCATCACTACTAATCAAGTCAGGAAGTGGCCTCTCAAAGGAAAGTTGGTGGCCAACAAACTGAGTGTCAAGTATGCAATGCTGAACAAGATTGGAGCTGCTAACTGGGTGCCCACCAATCATAAATCTACAATTGCTGTAATGCTTGGAAAATTTATATATGTTGTTGGAACCAAAGCCAATTTTGACTATGGATCCTATATATTTGATCAAACTTTGAAGCATGCAGGAAGCTTCAGTGTGAAAgggcctatagcctttccttctcTCATCTGTGGTATTGTTTTGAATCAGTTTCCAAACATCTTAACAGAGAATGATTCTGTGAAGAAAAGAGACAACCCTTTGTCCTTCAGTCATAAGCTGTTCCTAGGTACCCATGTtcctgacattgtcatgacaaCAGGTGAGACATCACGTGTAAGCAATCAACCAGGTAAAGTTGTTGTCATTGCAATGCTCAAAGAAACTTGCAGGGAGTtagaggcaaggaagctgaaCTTGGAAAAATTGATTAGCAAGTTGGAGATGACTGAAGGTGATATGCTTGGTGAAGCTGTTGCTGCTGCAGAAGGAGCTGAAAGACAAGGTGAAGAGGGACAAGCAGATGCCAGTCCTTATGATGGCATAAATGATGATGCTAACTCTGAGTTAGATGACTAGATCATTTCCTGTGTTTCTGAAAAGTGTgtgtaattttatttttgttggtctgtaatattaagtgttgctttggcaacatttttgacaaaaagggggagtaacacctgtaccccaggacaacagatttgtTTGAACAAAAGGTTGTTCTAAACAAAAGGCTATGTTGCTGTCTGCTATCTACTTGTGTCgctgctgtttgaagtttaacttctatgtgtgctgagtgtattagctaatttgattctctgcttggatgtgtattttccgctgctgtgaactctgttgtgattccaagttgttttagccaaaaatttaccaaagggggagtttgtagatgtttttgattgactgcattttgtgttaaaacactaactgtactctgatgtcttgactgatgtcatgacatgcttgagtagtctgctgcaggattagctaatacaggatttactgaatctcaaattgaatgttatgacattcatccctgacatcagatactgaattataggccagtcagtttttctggtatagttcagtatttatttcaggctgctgtttcaggaaaccaacaactgagctagaattaagagacctagcatatggcctatgttctggacgtcaaactgaatgttatgacattcattcttgacagcatatgctgaagtgtaggctagttagttttttctgttatgattaagtatttatctcaggctatttttcaggaatctaacagttgagctaaaatccaggaaactaacaactgtgTTATAATTAAGAGgcctaacaaatagcctatttgttagaaccctaatatgtggaaattaggttaacttgcttgaccttaattttaggaaattcaagtacaaggcccaagtgctgcattataaaaggatggcaatcctactttcaacaactcaggggtttgaagcgtgaagaatttaATATATCATCATATATCATGGCTATActttttgtgtgtcttgtattaggttttacttgtgagccaagcaactatcacttagatgattgcattggactagggtgttcattgagttgtaattgttgtgtcactctaagcttgtaagcgtgagtgctgtgtttcttgattaaagcttttaagcacaatcaagagttgtttgaagtataacttcgccattgactttaaacttattaaaggttgtaatcactgtggtgattgagggggagtgagtaggaactcaggtcttagtgtagattgaaattgcattgggtaggtcttaagtgataggattaaacagttggtttaagtcctgaattaatatctcttatagtggatttcctccctggcttggtagcccccagacgtaggtgtgtttgtcaccgaactgggtaaataattccctgtgttatttactgtcctttacatttaccttctgtatacattcctgtctacgcagaattggatgtcataacatccagtgtgacatcgatagtctgttacaAGAATTTCAATTTTGCTGAAGAGTCGAAATGGTTAGTTATGGCCACAAAGATCTCGACGAATTTGATTTGTTGAAAAGTAGTATTAACTTTGGTCGAAATTGTAATTAGAGAGAGACCAAGAAGTTAGTTGATTTTTTAGGACTTGGTGAAATTCAGAGTTCCCAAGTTGTTTATTCTACGCAGTCGAATGAGGTGTAAATGGATAAGATCAGACAATTATTTGAGGACACATGGGAGTCTGTCGAATACGATGGTTGCATGGAGACAAACATGTGACATACTTTGCTTAATCGACTGTTATAGACGGTTAACTTAGGATTAATATATAAGTAGTGTTCACTTTTAGTTTTCGGGGTCCGCAATTACACAAATTCTGCAAAATTTAAAGTATCCGTGTGTTTGTGAGAAAAGAGTCAAGAATGTATGTATAATGTTCCACTTTTACAAATTAAAgtcttttttttttcaaatcaTTTATTGCATTGAATTTTATTTCCGTCATTCTTTAAGTTTCTTTACATTTTGATTTCACtgtttaatttattattattctCAAACTTTATATTTCGACTTTGATGTCAAACTTGTTTAAAACTTATAATTCACACAAATATGTCATGAGATCTTTTCGAGTTTAATCCCTTAAGTAAATTGAAACTCGTTCTTGTTTATTAAATTTCACAGCAAACACATATATTAAAAATGattaaataatatataaataaaaaatgatgatACAAGTGGTAAGGTAAAATTCTAGAAAAAAATAATTAGAAAAGTGATAATTTGGATGTATGAAAATAACTTGGGTATATAAACCGACTAAGGCCGTCACGAAGAAAACAATATTGCAACGTGAATTTATAATCCCGCAAGTGATAAAAGGAGAGTGGGTAAGCGGCTGTTAATAACATCCATAAAGTATGACTATTAAAAATAAGGCATAATTAGTCACCAAGTTCCTCAACTTAATTTAATATTCCACTTTAGTCTTTTACCTAAAAATATATGATCTTTTCCGTCAAATTTTTGTTTAAAATCGTTAAGTTTGCTTACATGATTTTACAGCAAGACTTAAGGTA includes these proteins:
- the LOC127123550 gene encoding uncharacterized protein LOC127123550, producing MAQQSNSSSSKKMSDSSSSEPCNPNREDLVADSVNTSHARRPKETVSGFSSAIALEERTREGSRYVHNAIATMVTGILSGNHKVLGVSVPLNTIEPDSVAYQENIESLGKNIYDDIEQTDAHKESNVDKPLDNVASEEVHVTHDVINNPNCEAETVDLKEFYDNELLSSVVPSIAERVRTRREKKTVARRSPRKKIDVPTSSNTKVTVESSLKRKVHGPTKSWSKGVPKKKKTKSVAVESDSDKRLALERELAQNVLECKDIMDLIQEAGLMKTVTQFSKFYEMLVKEFIVNASEECADGKSKEFRKVYVRGKCVNFSPSVINKYLGRPDVGQPEIEVTENKICQVITTNQVRKWPLKGKLVANKLSVKYAMLNKIGAANWVPTNHKSTIAVMLGKFIYVVGTKANFDYGSYIFDQTLKHAGSFSVKGPIAFPSLICGIVLNQFPNILTENDSVKKRDNPLSFSHKLFLGTHVPDIVMTTGETSRVSNQPGKVVVIAMLKETCRELEARKLNLEKLISKLEMTEGDMLGEAVAAAEGAERQGEEGQADASPYDGINDDANSELDD